GAGATCCGCTCGTCCATTTCAGGGGAGCCTAGGGGCGGGCTTCGGCGTCGTGGAACCGTCTTGAGTCATGGTCGCGAACATGACCACGGACAGATGACGGCCGATCCGGCGCTCGACCATCGTCGCCGGCATGAAACCACGAAGGCTTCTGCTCGGTGCGGCCCTCGGCCTGTTCGCGGCCGTGTCCGGAACGGTCACGGTCGCCGACGCCGCCGAAACCCCGGTGTCGCGGGTCGACTGGCACGCCTGTCCGCAGTACTCCGACGAGGTGCTCCGCATGTTCATGTTCCCCCGGGACATTCCCGGATTTCGCAAGCAATGGGCTCGCGTGCAATGCGGCAAGGTCAGCGTCCCGCTGGACTACAGGAAGCCCCGGGGCCGTCACATCACGGTCGCGGTCACCAAATTGCCGGCCACCGATCCCGCGCACCGCAAGGGCAGCATCGCGTTCAACCCGGGCGGTCCCGGCGGCAGCGGCTATCTGATGCCCACGCTCGTCACCGTCTTCAACCCCGGGAACCAGGCGCTCAACAAGCACTACGACCTGATCGGGTTCGACCCGCGCGGCGTCGGCTACAGCACCAGGTCCACGTGCCGATACGGGCCACCGGCGTCCGTTCCTCCGGGCGGCGGCCCGATCACCAAGGCGCAGGCCCAGGAGGCGTACGACGAGACGGCTCGGAAGAACGCCGAATGCGCCCGGTCCGACGCGGCGTTCCTCGGCGGGCTCACGACGACCAACGTCGCGCGTGACCTCGACCGGATCCGTTCCGCGCTGGGTGAGCGGCGCATCGGCTTTTACGGCGGCTCTTGGGGGAGTTGGCTCGGCGCTGTCTACCGCAGCGAATTCCCCCGGCGCACCTCGCGATTCTGGCTCGACAGCGCGATGCCCACCCGGATCCGCATGGACAGGCTGGAGGCCGACGGCGCGAAGGCCACCGCGCGGAACTTCTCCCGAATGGCCGCCTGGATGGCCGAACGCCACAAGACCTACGGGTTCGGCACCTCCGGTCGGGTCGTCGAGGCCGCGATCGCCCGCCTGGTGAAGTCGTACGACGCCGCGCCGAGGAGGTTCAGCGACATCCCCGAGCGGCTCGACGGTGTCCTGGTCAGCGACCTCGCGAGTCGTCCCTCGCCTGAATGGCCGCGTTCCGCCCATGCGCTCCGGGAGCTTCGGGACGCCACGGGGCCGACCGCGCCCCCGGCCATCAAGGACATGTACTCCGGGCCGCAGGGGCCGCCCCCATCCGGCCCGGACGTACCCCAGGGGTTCAACATGACGATGGCGGTGGCCACCCTCTGCAATGAGGATGAGGGCCCGCGCGACTTCGCCTCATGGTGGGCCGCCTACCAGGACCGCCAGAAGCGCTACCCGGTCACCGGCCGCTTCACCCAGCCCACGCCGCTCTGCGCGGGTTGGCCCCTGCCGGTGCGGCATCCCCGCCTCAAGCACTCGAACGCGTCCGCCGTCATCTCCGGCCACCGGTACGAGTCCGTGACCCCGTACGAGTGGTCGCGGGAACTGCACTCCGCCATCGGCGGCTCCCTGCAGACC
The DNA window shown above is from Thermomonospora umbrina and carries:
- a CDS encoding alpha/beta fold hydrolase, encoding MKPRRLLLGAALGLFAAVSGTVTVADAAETPVSRVDWHACPQYSDEVLRMFMFPRDIPGFRKQWARVQCGKVSVPLDYRKPRGRHITVAVTKLPATDPAHRKGSIAFNPGGPGGSGYLMPTLVTVFNPGNQALNKHYDLIGFDPRGVGYSTRSTCRYGPPASVPPGGGPITKAQAQEAYDETARKNAECARSDAAFLGGLTTTNVARDLDRIRSALGERRIGFYGGSWGSWLGAVYRSEFPRRTSRFWLDSAMPTRIRMDRLEADGAKATARNFSRMAAWMAERHKTYGFGTSGRVVEAAIARLVKSYDAAPRRFSDIPERLDGVLVSDLASRPSPEWPRSAHALRELRDATGPTAPPAIKDMYSGPQGPPPSGPDVPQGFNMTMAVATLCNEDEGPRDFASWWAAYQDRQKRYPVTGRFTQPTPLCAGWPLPVRHPRLKHSNASAVISGHRYESVTPYEWSRELHSAIGGSLQTVGDDIHGGVLDTPECAAKLRDYFATGRAPGHCKGLPEPTTTTRTRPMPSPSPTDILSPLTRRL